In one window of Pseudoalteromonas sp. N1230-9 DNA:
- a CDS encoding LysR family transcriptional regulator → MDTTSRLLMLLEVIERGSFAKAAESRNIDRSVISKQISRLEDELGVRLLNRTTRSFSLTAAGAEMVKKAAELRDLLSDTVRLAENYHQEPRGTLKITSSSIIGKRYIQPVINDFQKRFPQVEVELRLDDRLIDLVSEGYDLAFRVGEPKDSSFIARKIARNRMLLLASPEFIETYGMPKHVEDLKDLPAASYSSPSKRIIGIRYRDAKGDVVEQNIKSVFRANDAEVLLMKAISGNAYVLAPAFILDDEVKRGDLVPILTDMELLDYSAVYAVYPHRDLPVRTRLFFDAMREFIGKDIPIWEANIPEFDSMYKGSA, encoded by the coding sequence ATGGATACCACCAGCCGCTTATTAATGTTGCTTGAAGTGATTGAACGAGGCTCATTTGCTAAAGCAGCAGAGTCTAGGAATATAGACCGCTCGGTCATATCAAAACAAATTAGCCGCCTTGAAGATGAATTAGGGGTGCGCTTACTCAATCGTACAACGCGCTCTTTTTCATTGACTGCCGCGGGTGCTGAAATGGTAAAAAAAGCAGCCGAACTCAGAGATTTGTTATCAGATACAGTAAGACTTGCTGAGAATTATCATCAAGAACCTCGTGGTACATTAAAAATTACCTCATCAAGTATTATTGGTAAACGGTATATTCAGCCAGTAATTAATGACTTTCAAAAACGCTTTCCGCAAGTTGAAGTAGAGCTTCGTTTAGACGACAGACTGATTGATTTAGTGTCAGAAGGCTATGATTTGGCATTTCGTGTTGGCGAACCAAAAGACTCGTCATTTATAGCTCGTAAAATTGCCCGCAACCGGATGTTACTACTAGCCTCACCGGAATTTATTGAAACCTACGGCATGCCAAAACATGTTGAAGATTTAAAAGACCTGCCTGCTGCCAGTTATTCGAGCCCAAGTAAACGCATTATTGGAATTCGCTATCGTGATGCCAAAGGCGATGTTGTTGAGCAAAACATTAAAAGTGTTTTTCGCGCTAACGATGCCGAAGTACTTCTTATGAAGGCAATTTCAGGCAATGCTTATGTTCTTGCACCAGCGTTTATTCTTGATGATGAAGTAAAACGTGGTGACTTAGTGCCTATTTTAACCGATATGGAATTACTCGATTACAGCGCAGTATACGCGGTTTATCCGCACAGAGATTTACCAGTAAGAACGCGGTTATTCTTTGATGCGATGCGTGAATTCATCGGTAAAGATATCCCTATATGGGAAGCGAATATTCCAGAGTTTGATAGCATGTACAAAGGCAGTGCGTAG
- a CDS encoding efflux RND transporter periplasmic adaptor subunit: MNKSILAVAVTIASLTLAGCGTEANQAAQQQHLQPIDVAKVLVKPVQNWHTYTTRLEAPQEVALMPRVSGVIDKINFKEGDSVKEGDLLFTLDARPFAAVVDSLKAQIESAKAALEQAKSEAKRAERLTERKAISTEQAESRKSTLRQREAQLLALQAELTAAELDLAFTQVRSPIDGVVSRANITKGNNVLAGQSVLTSIVSNQQMYAYFDIDERTWNQSFADVTAQSEQAVVMQKVGETSFNFNGKINFIDNQINQTTGTLRVRAVFENDEQQLRAGSFARIKLAADKVSEKVIVPERAIGTDLKNRFVLTVGEGNVLEYKLVTVGERYGSLRAITSGLNESDVIAVNGPARVGPGMPISPNTVTINSDGIAFTLSNNHSDLVAKQ, translated from the coding sequence ATGAACAAATCTATTCTTGCAGTGGCGGTGACCATTGCGAGCTTAACGCTTGCAGGGTGTGGTACAGAAGCCAACCAAGCAGCCCAGCAACAACATTTACAACCCATTGACGTAGCAAAAGTACTTGTTAAGCCAGTGCAAAATTGGCACACCTATACAACGCGTTTAGAAGCGCCACAAGAAGTTGCACTTATGCCGCGTGTTTCGGGTGTTATTGATAAAATTAATTTTAAAGAAGGCGACAGCGTGAAAGAGGGTGATTTGCTTTTCACCCTTGATGCACGTCCTTTTGCAGCTGTGGTTGATAGCCTAAAAGCACAAATCGAAAGTGCTAAGGCAGCACTTGAGCAAGCTAAAAGTGAAGCCAAACGCGCGGAGCGCTTAACAGAGCGTAAAGCGATTTCAACTGAGCAAGCTGAATCTCGTAAATCAACGCTTAGACAACGCGAAGCGCAGTTGCTAGCACTACAGGCCGAGCTTACAGCTGCTGAACTTGATTTAGCATTCACCCAAGTGCGTTCACCCATTGATGGCGTTGTATCGCGTGCGAATATCACCAAAGGTAACAACGTACTTGCTGGTCAAAGTGTGTTAACAAGCATTGTGTCAAACCAGCAAATGTATGCTTATTTTGATATTGATGAGCGCACGTGGAACCAGTCATTTGCTGATGTAACAGCGCAAAGTGAACAAGCAGTTGTGATGCAAAAAGTGGGTGAAACCAGCTTTAACTTCAATGGCAAAATCAACTTCATAGATAACCAAATCAACCAAACTACCGGTACTCTTCGTGTACGTGCTGTGTTCGAAAACGATGAACAACAACTGCGTGCGGGTTCATTCGCTCGCATTAAGCTTGCAGCAGATAAAGTCAGTGAAAAAGTCATCGTGCCTGAACGCGCTATAGGAACAGACTTAAAGAACCGCTTTGTACTCACTGTGGGTGAGGGCAATGTTCTTGAATACAAATTAGTGACAGTAGGTGAGCGTTACGGCAGCTTACGAGCAATTACATCGGGTCTAAACGAAAGCGATGTGATTGCTGTGAATGGTCCTGCGCGTGTTGGCCCTGGTATGCCAATTTCACCAAACACAGTAACCATTAATAGCGATGGTATTGCGTTCACTC